The Lolium perenne isolate Kyuss_39 chromosome 6, Kyuss_2.0, whole genome shotgun sequence genome segment CGTAATATTCTGGGTGCCTGTTGCACTGGAGTGCTGTTGCAGAACGGAACAGCAGCAGCGCTTCGTGTTTGTGCTGATGTAGACACATGCTTGCAgcttatttttattgcttcatggtCTGTAACTCTATGAATGCTGGTTTGTGTCCTTGTAATATCAAGATGATGGTTTGTTCTCATCTGTGAAAGCATCATTCGATTGAAATAACATAACGATGAGATCACAGGCTAAACTGTGTTGTGCTAGGGTTTAGGATTTGTTCTCTCCTGAAGGGCCAGACATGGAGAGGGACCGAGAACATACGCGGTATGGCGCTTGCTAATTATGCAGGAGGGCGAGTCGTTGCTACCGGAGGCGATGCGCCTCGTCGACTGTTACAAGTCCATGGCCGAGCTCACCAGTGCAAGAAGATGGATGGGGAGGACAGGGAGCGCATGGGCTAGATGCGCCTCGTCGACTGTTACAAGTCCATGGCCGAGCTCACCAGTGCAAGAAGATGGATCGGGAGGACAGGGAGCGCATGGGATAGATGCAGGACGCCTTGGTCAGGCACCTCCTACACGACGCCATGGTCAGCTGCTGCCCGAACCTCGAGGGCCTCACCACCGAGCAGCGCACCAGCATACGCTGGACGATGGAGAATCTCATGAAGAAGATCAATGACTACGCGGTGTAGTCTACACCATGCACCACCATGGGCAGTGTTAaactataagtggattgcctaactCTTTTCATCAGATCGGTCTTTTGGAATAGTTggttagtgcatgaagcttaacatggtatcagagccagggtctcgagttcaagTCCTGGTTTTCACAATTTATTCTATAAATTGCTGTTACTCCCCCTCCTGTCTACGTACTGGCTTCTAGGGTCATGCACTAACCTTGTAGGAGCCACTAACCTTGTAGGAGCAGGTGGGAGGAAGGAGAAGTCGgagggaagaggaggaagagaagaaggaaggctAGCGGGGGACACCAGATGCTGACCTTGTAGCCCACAACCTGAGGCGGCAAGGTCGCACCGGCCGCTCGAGAGCTCCTCATTGTTTTTAAAGGATCGCCTGATCGGGCATGCACCAtgttagtgcatgaagcttaacatggtatcagagccagggtctcgagttcaagTCCTGGTTTTCACAATTTATTCTATAAATTGCTGTTACTCCCCCTCCTATCTACGTACTGGCTTCTAGGACCATACGGCTTTGtttacacgtgttgacttgtctccgcCGTGTCACACGTGAGGGGAGATGTTAaactataagtggattgcctaactctttccatcagatcggtcttttggaatagttggttagtgcatgaagcttaacaggcAGCAGGTGGGAGGAAGGAGAAGTCGgagggaagaggaggaagagaagaaggaaggctAGCGGGGGACACCAGATGCTGACCTTGTAGCCCACAACCTGAGGCGGCAAGGTCGCACCGGCCGCTCGAGAGCTCCTCATTGTTTTTAAAGGATCGCCTGATCGGGCGTGCACCATGTTAGTGCATGaaccttaacatggtatcagagccagggtctcgagttcaagTCCTGGTTTTCACAATTTATTCTAGAAATTGCTGTTACTCCCCCTCCTGTCTACGTACTGGCTTCTAGGGCCATACGGCTTTGtttacacgtgttgacttgtctctGCCGTGTCACACGTGAGGGGGGATGTTAaactataagtggattgcctaactctttccatcagatcggtcttttggaatagttggttagtgcatgaagcttaacaggcGGCAGGTGGGAGGAAGGAGAAGTCGgagggaagaggaggaagagaagaaggaaggctAGCGGGGGACACCAGATGCTGACCTTGTAGCCCACAACCTGAGGCGGCAAGGTCGCACCGGCCGCTCGAGAGCTCCTCATTGTTTTTAAAGGATCGCCTGATCGGGCGTGCACCATTAAGTTACATGCCAAATTATAAATTTTATTGAACTTACCCTATTTTTATTTATATATTTCATAAATACTCGCATTTAAGTTTCAAGCCTACACACACACGCATCCTTTACCTACATGCATATATTGTTTTTGGACTTCTTTGAATTTTGGAAAATATTTGAAGAGAAACAGTGGGAAAGCTTCCCACTGTATTTTTTTATAATGTTTTGAGATGATATTTACAAAATTTACAAAGCATAAAAAGTAATTACATCTGCCTCTCTAACCAGTCTCTAAATTTCTATAGATTCTTTCATTTTCATTCTACTAGTCACTAGGACCAATTCAGATAGATCTTGTGGTTTCTTGTCATCAAAATGCTCCAAGATGCCAGAATTATAATCTCCAGGTACAAAGGAACATTGAATTTGTATTTTGATATCTTCCGATGCTTCTAGTACTGTAAAGTTTCCTTGCCTTTGAGGGCATATTAAATCCAATCAGTTACTAGCAAATAGGCATGTCCAGAAAATATGCACTTAAGTTTCTTCAGTATTGCACTGCATGGTGGCATAGTTATAACTCTGAATTTGGAAATTCTTTCTCTTTAGCATGTTTCTTGTAGTATTTAATCTGCCGTGAAGTCAGAAAAAGAATTTGTGTCTGGGTTGACTTGAACTTTTACGGTCCATTAGAAAATTGGTGGGGCAAATTTCTGACCAATCATGTAGTTGTAAGCTTCTTTTTGGTAGAGAAGGCTTCATTTGCCCAAATGTAAGCTCAAAGAATGTAGAATTCCCGTATTTTAATCTTTGCTAAGTCATATATTATCTCCATCTTTAAAAATTGCTTGCATGGTAGGCTAGATAATTGTAAGCATAATAGATCTTCCAAATACTCATGCTGAACTACTTGACTAACTATCATGGATTTTTTTCTTGACTAAAAAGAAGCTAACTGAGGAATGCTTTTGCTCCATACAGTTTTCCTGCCATAAATCTGTTCAAAAAACAAAATGCAGGTCTGCCATCACCAAGGTTGcatctggccattgccttgtagtAGTCCAGAAGATTTAAAATTGACTTCAACCAAAATGATCCTTCCCAATGGTTTCCAGGAATACCTCCATTGGGATAATATCTATAGCATATCAGATTAGCCCATGGAATGTCATGTCTATCGAAGAACTTGTGAAGATACTTTATGAGTAGAGCTTTGTTCCGAATGTCCAGATTTAGTCCACCTAGTCCTCCCTGATTGTTAAGTTTGCGTTTTTTTTTTCCAAACAATGAGAGTAGGAGGGATGTCCAGTGTGCCCCCTAGCTCATACGTCGATGTCGTTATGTATCACGACCACTTTTATATGGCGCCTGGTTAATTGTTGAAACCTTGAACTGCAAACCAGCATCAGTGAGAGACAGGAGGAAGTGCACAATACTAGTAGCCAGCCGACATTTTGATAATTTGAGCTATTGTTCTAGAAGCTAATATTCTCACAACGCTTTGAAAATTGAGGAGAAGCGATTGATTTGTAGGTTTCTCTGAACAGGTCTTGAACGGCCGATTATAGTATAGTACGTTGACTACTCCACATTACGAGATACGATTGCCTAACTATAATTTGACAGAGATGCCTTATTGTCTGTTACATAGCAAACAAACCTCGCTAGTACAGTTGGCGAATCAAAATATATAAGATGATTATACGCGTTTCCCGGCAAGTCACTTCGAAAAAAAAAAAAGTCACTCGCATGTTAGTGTTGGTAGAATGCAAAAGCTTTTTGTTTAAACTTTGTGGTCTTGAAATGCCTGAATTTTCAGGACGTTCGCTTTACCAGTAATCAAATTtctgcactcccttcttctctttTGTCTAAGAGGAAAAACGGTGGTACATGTCTCATGAGGTACCTTTTTACCAATACAAGAAGAAACAACCAGTGAACTTGCATACTCGACGAACCATACCAATTGCTATATATATACTGAAAAAAACAGCTCTTTGAAGAGCAAAAGAATCTGGGGAAAGAATGTGTGTTGGTGTTTCCTTTGCATCCAAAGGTGAGATCACACGCACGGTAGAGTAGACTAGCTAACGTAACATGACGGAGGCGATGAAGCTGAGCACGGCGACGGCGCTGACGGCGGAGCAGCACAAGTCGACGAGCACCTCCCGCCTGGCCTTGGACTCCTTCCTCCCTCTCTTGCTGCTCACGAACTCGTCGTACCTCCTCTTGGCCTGCTCTCCTTCCTTCTCCCCTCCCTTCCTCggcccggccatcgccgccgcaaGAAGCCTTAGACTGCATTCACCGCTCGCCGCCGCGCCGTCGGCGTCCTCGACGGTGAGGCTGACCTCCCTGAGGCACCCGGCCTCCTCCGAGCAGGTGACGGTGGCCTCGAACTTGCAGCCGCCGAGCACCACCGCGAACCGCACCAGCGTCTCGCCCGTGTACCAGTGCCTGTCCACGGCCACCGCCCGCCGGCTCGACACGTTCACCGCGCGGCCGCTGCGCGGGTCGGCCACGATCCAGCTCAGCTCCAGCTCTGCAGGAGAGATCGAGGCCGCCGGCGCCGGGTTCTTGCAGTCCACGGCGTCCACGCGGAAGGGCGAGGTGAGGAACCACGAGGACGACGTGGAGGTCTCCACGGCCCGGGAGAAGATGGGCGCTCCCTTGTGGTAGACGTCCACCGCGGAGATCAGCTCGCCGGGGAGGTGCTGGTCGGATGAGGCAGCGGGAGCGGCCTCGTCCGACGGGAACGGGAAGGCGTCCGCGAAGAGGCGCTGCGGAGAGACGGCGGCAGAGCCGAGGATGCTGTGCTGGTGGGTGTCAAGCGACGGCCACTGCGCGAGGCAGAGCGCGCGCCATGTATCCGGGTCCGCGGCGAGTGCGCGGAGGCCGGCCGTGGCGCAGCTCGCGGCGGCCAGGGACGGGCCGTCGAGGCGGCGCAGCGCGCAGGCCAGCACGTCGGCGGGCAGGTCCTCGACGGTGGTGGTCGGCATTTTCCTGGCCTCTCGATCTCGATCGATCAGTCGCCGGCTCTACTCTTGCTGCAAGCCGGAGTCTGGCAGCTAGCGTAATCCAAGGTAGCGGCCGGAGGTCGAACTGCACTCTAGCTCCAAACTCCAGACGCCGAACGGAAGGGAATGCGATGGCTAGGAATGCGATCAAGAGCTGGTTTTATAGGAGTGCGCAATCCGCTGAACCTGTTTCGTTTCCGGCTGGGGAAGAGGCATCACGCGCggtttgtttatttttgtttccCGCCGTGCCTGCTGATCGAGGCCTAGCTTGTCGTGTCTTCCCTGTTGGCCATGGTGAAAATGACGCGGTGACAGCCCGAGAGGCCGGGCACGTCCGGCCAACGGGAGAGACAACAATTACTACCTTGCTAAATTACCGCGATGCGTGCCTTGCGTGAGGGTGCCAACTGCCCAATTGGGGCGTTGCGCCGGAGTCGCGTTTTGCCGAGCCGGGACGGCCGGAGCTAGTATAGGTGTACTGGGTTTTGTTTTAAGTTATAGCTTGTTTAATTCAAATGATTTCTAAAGAAATATTGTATGACTTTTACCTATAGGATTTTTTTTCTATAGAGGTAATTTAATTCAAAGAATTGAACCCTTCAAGATTACAATGGATTGCTTTCCTACACTACAATTTCATAGAATTTGTAGCAAGAGGTTAAaccttttggaaaattttctatgtGTGTATGATACTATGATCGACAAGCACTCAATCTCTATAGAAATTTCCTGCATTTTTCATGTAATGTAATCAAATGGTTCCTGCAACTAATTTCCGTGTTTCTCATTCCGGTAGGATTTTACGTGCCATGACATATTGCTCCTGcattttcctattcctatgctttcaaAACCTTTAAATGAGACAGGCCCTTAAACTTTTAATTTTGACTAAAGTATTAAAATAGAGTAGCTACATAAATAATATCAAATTGCTACATTATGAAACTATATTTAAAGATTTTTCGATAAAAAAATATATTACATCCGGCCTCTGCAACAAAGTAATGACTAGAGCAAGTTAGACATTAAGAATGCACGTAGtcaaaaaagtaaaagaaaaatgaaaacaaaGACCCGGCTGAAGCAATCAGAGACCCAAAAAAAGATAGAACCACCGGTGTAGACTATAGTTCGACTCCGAAAAGTCTTCTCCGAAACGACGCCTTCGAGAAGGTAACAATGCACAAACACCATCGACGTCAGGTCTAACCAACATGATCGGATCATGGGTTTTCACCCTAGATAAGGTCCAATCTGTTGaaaaatgccttcaacaaggaaatGGGTAGGGAGTTAACATTTCCATGTTAGGCCTAGGATTTTCTCATCGGAAACTAGGACACTGAGCTCAAAGAGCACCGGCAAGAACAAGTTCAGTGATATGGTCCCCACTCACCGAGAACACTGCTGCAAAATGCCGATCATCCAACACACGTACTTCCCGCGGGCCGTTGTGAGTACTCCATGTGATCTTCTCGACTCAAGATGAGTATGCGAGATAAAATCTCTAGGACATATCCAGTTTTCTTTAGACGGAACGGCCACAGTCCAAATCAACACCTTGGTAATTGTGGCAAAGAAGATGCCAAGGCATACCCAAGGTGTATGGAGGTCACAACTAGCCATGGGATAATGTTCACCTTAGGTCACACTTTCGTGGCGTAGGCAGAGCATGCGAAGTGCCCATAGCACCATCGACCACACTCATAGATTTGacacatttttttttctttcggaATGGGGCAGTGCCTGGCCTCTGCATCAATTAATGCACATagccttatttatttattgcagaAAATATAGTATCAAGTCTAGTACATCAAGGATCGGCGAAAGTTGAGACAAGTATCAACCATCGGaaagtaaaaaacaaaataaaattatcCATCTTGGATTCTTCTAGTGTGACGCCACCCAGTAGCCAGGAAGAAGAAATCCTGTGTAACCGTTAGCAGACGGTTGCATCCAGTAGCCATAGTTTCCCGTTGATCCTCCGGGAGAAGGTATGCCCATTGTTGAATCCAATGTGCTGCGCGCCTGATCACCTGCAAGAAATTAGTTCCGGTTTgtttgttaaaaataatatcattctGACTTGTCCAAAGAGACCAGCATAAAGCGGACACTCCAATGCGAATCCTTGCTCTATCATCTTTATTAACCCCATTAagccaatttccaaacatattagtaatattagcaGGAGGGGTTATATTATACGTACAATAAACCATGCGCCATATGATCTTAGCAAAAGGACATGAGAGGAATAAATGTTGTATCGTTTCAGGTTCatcacagaaaacacatttttGACATCCATTCCAATTTCGTTTTGCCAGATTATCTTTTGTGAGTAACACTTTATTGTTAAGAAACCACATGAAATTTTTTATCTTGAGAGGAATCTTTAATTTCCACAAATATTTCCGAAGAAATCTAGTATGACCATTCATGAGATCAAGGTACATAGACTGACTTCACCGAGAACTGCCCTGATTCAGTGAATAGATTTGACACATATAGATTCAAGCACGCACACATGCCTCCTAGGCAAGATGTTATGTCCCTGCCCTAGCCAGAGCATCCCGCGAGAAATCATGAAGTCGCATGATTGGCACCGGGATCGGAAGGAAGCGCACGACCATGTCTGGATCCCACACCTTTCGATCCAAAACCAGCGCCCCCGGAGGAGATTGCACATGGTGTGGCAACAGAGCACACTAAAGCTGCCGAGAGCTCGCCTTTTTTAAAGGCACCCGACCCGTCAAGGCCAAAGACACAAAGCCAGGTATAGGTAGCGCGTCGCTGCAGTCGTCCGTCGTGACCGCCAGCAGCCGACGCCACCACGATAGCCGCACCACCCGCACAAAAACCAGCCACCGTCTCCCACCACCAACCTACCTAGGCCCACCACCCCAGCATCCATCCCCCGCAGTGTGCGCTACAACAGCCTAACCTCCCCCCCTCCCGGGAAGTAAGCCCTGCTGCCAGCAAGACCTATGCCGGTGCGGCACACCATTCTTTGTTGTGGACTTCGGCACACTAGAGGCTTGCTCCCCCGGACCGCCCCTAAGAACGGCACGCGAGCTGGGGTCTACTTTCCCTATAAAATTGGCCAAAGTTTAAAATGTTTGACTCGAGATAAAAGCTAGAAACACATTTGTTCAGACAGATAAGTACTTCCTCTGTTTCATATTATTACTTGGCATATAAGGTTTGGTCAAATATAACTTTGGTATGTTTAATTAATTATATGTAAAATAATATATTATCAGTACACTAATGCAATCTACTATCATATCATTTACATTTGATTATAAATATATTGATATTCTACATTAAATAGTTGGTGACAAATTATAAAGTTTAACTTGAATTAAACCTTATATGCCGAGTAATATAAACCTTATACGTGGAGTACATTTTAGTATGAAAGGGAGGGAGTACATTTTAGCCCGTAGCGCTAGGCTCTGCTGACGGACGCGCGCGAGCGGTGTGTTTGCACTCGCCCGCTTGTGCGGCACGTCGCCGTCCGAGCACAACTTGCATGTTCATGAGCACCGCAGCTCTGCCGTGGATTTTATGCCCTTCCAAATGGAAAGAAATGGTTGAAGCAGTTGCGTTCCTGCTGTCATTCCGACTAAAAAACCACATCTTGTACGTCTGCCAGATTGACATAGCCAGGAGCAGCCTGCAAGGTCCGTGTCATCGTTGAATGAGCTATCCAGCTCAGGATTAGCTGAAGCAGCCTCTGCGATTAGATTGGCCTCGCGATAAAGTGGCCTTATTATGTTAAGTCTCGCGGCATAGATAGAGACATTCTTATCTCATCAGCACTTTACGTTTAGGGTCCTGAAGCATTTGCCGGCTAGTTCTTGCCCTGATGCGGTGCGCTTTTCTTGCGTTAGCATAGGCGCCCGGCCTCGTTTCTCCACAACATTTCTTTATGTCCGAAAGAACCTTCGTTTCGTCACCTGGTCAACATTTCTTCATCGGTCGTTATCGCTTATGCTTTCAGCTCTTGTGACCCACAACATCCAGCGAAATTGTAGCAAGTTTGTTTTTTTGGTTGAAAATCTTGAGTTCCTGTTTACGAGCTTCACAGATCATTGGATAGTTGGATTCATGGGAGGTTCAAACTGAATTCATTATATTTGACAACCCCTAAGTCTGGTGTTGTGTTGGATTGACAACAAGATTACTAGCGGCTTCATTTGGATGAAGCATGATTTCACCACGAAGAAAGTCCGAAAACTGTAGAGAGTGCCTTTAACAAGGAGAAGAACTTATATCCTAAATTGCTATGAGTGAAGGTTAGACCTAGGGTTTTCACTCTGGAAATCGAGACTTGGTGTCCAAAGAATACCATCAAGAACAAAGTTTCCACGTGtttcctcccccccccccctctaccgAGACTGCAGCAAAACACCAATCAAACAGCTGTCAATCACATAATGAGTAGTGAAGCATCGTCTTCCCCTATCCGTTAGCTAGGATGCTTTCTCCTCCAAGCCTTGCCTATCCCTTTAAACACCACCGCCACAAAAATCACCGTATGGTTATCATGACGGAGGTTTCCCGGCGTACGCATGGACCTCGCCAAGGTGTGCATCTGGGGGAAGACCTAGAAGTTGGGTTGATGTGGATCTATTTTGAGCCTCTACCATGAGTCCATGACCACTCTTGGCAATGGGACATTATGCTTCTAACTTATGGcatgatctctctctctctcccccctctcgctctctctccctctccctctcgctctccctccctctcgctctctctccctctctccctccctctccctctctctctctccctct includes the following:
- the LOC127330392 gene encoding probable F-box protein At2g36090; translated protein: MPTTTVEDLPADVLACALRRLDGPSLAAASCATAGLRALAADPDTWRALCLAQWPSLDTHQHSILGSAAVSPQRLFADAFPFPSDEAAPAASSDQHLPGELISAVDVYHKGAPIFSRAVETSTSSSWFLTSPFRVDAVDCKNPAPAASISPAELELSWIVADPRSGRAVNVSSRRAVAVDRHWYTGETLVRFAVVLGGCKFEATVTCSEEAGCLREVSLTVEDADGAAASGECSLRLLAAAMAGPRKGGEKEGEQAKRRYDEFVSSKRGRKESKARREVLVDLCCSAVSAVAVLSFIASVMLR